A section of the Candidatus Eremiobacterota bacterium genome encodes:
- a CDS encoding HAD family hydrolase — MTQAVLFDVDGTLIDSNDAHARAWVAALAEAGHEIPFERVRPLIGMGGDRVLPALVPGLSDDTEPGKTITKRRLEIFNERELPHLRPTGGARELLETVRARGARVIVATSAKSAELKDLLAVGDFEPLVDKASTSDDADSSKPAPDIVTASLHKAKVTANEAVMVGDTKYDVEAAHKAGVKCVALLCGGNPRETLRKADAVYADPAELAENLKRPPFRWTVA, encoded by the coding sequence GTGACCCAAGCCGTGCTCTTCGACGTCGACGGGACGCTGATCGACTCCAACGACGCCCACGCCCGCGCCTGGGTCGCCGCGCTCGCCGAAGCGGGCCACGAGATACCGTTCGAGCGGGTGCGGCCGCTGATCGGGATGGGCGGCGACCGCGTCCTCCCGGCCCTGGTGCCGGGTCTGTCCGACGACACCGAGCCCGGAAAGACCATCACCAAGCGGCGCCTGGAGATCTTCAACGAGCGGGAGCTTCCGCATCTGCGCCCGACCGGCGGCGCCCGCGAGCTGCTCGAGACGGTTCGCGCGCGCGGTGCGCGCGTGATCGTCGCGACCTCGGCGAAAAGTGCCGAGCTGAAGGACCTGCTCGCCGTCGGCGACTTCGAGCCGCTCGTCGACAAGGCATCGACGAGCGACGACGCGGACTCCTCGAAGCCCGCCCCCGACATCGTCACCGCCTCGCTGCACAAAGCAAAGGTAACCGCGAACGAAGCCGTGATGGTCGGCGACACGAAATACGACGTCGAAGCGGCCCACAAGGCGGGCGTAAAGTGCGTGGCGCTGCTGTGCGGCGGCAATCCCCGTGAAACGTTGCGTAAGGCCGATGCCGTCTACGCCGATCCGGCCGAACTCGCCGAGAACCTCAAACGGCCGCCGTTCCGGTGGACCGTCGCCTAG